In Solanum lycopersicum chromosome 3, SLM_r2.1, the genomic stretch TATTGTATAAAGCCTGCGGCTGATGAAAATATACCTGATTAAAAGATATCAAGAATGTAAAAGGATATGTATTAGATAAGTGAGATAGAACAAGTGTGTTTAGTAACAAGGGAAATGTTTTCTTGAAAAGAAGTTGGTTTCTTAGTTTCCTAGCAAAAAAGTTTCCCAAATCATTTTGATCAATCAAACACACCCTGGGATCACAAAATGGGTTTGGGGAGGGTAGAGCGTACGCAAACCTTACCACCACCTCATGGAGATAGAGAGTTGTTTCCGaaagaccctcggctcaagtgCATCAATTCCAAATAAGAAAAGCATAATGGTTAGTAAGAAACACAATATAAAGTCCACAGGAGagaaacaataacaacaaattaGTGTGataatcaaaatacaataaataacatagggTAAGGACTAATCCTATACCAGGTACTAAACCTTTGCAAGACAAAACTCTATCCCTACAACCCTTCCACCCTACTACATGACCTTCACTCATTCCTATCTAAAGTCATGTCCTCGGTAATAAGAAGGTGCGCCACGTCTTGTCTAATCATATCTCTTCAATACCTTTTCAACCTACCCCTACTCCTCTGTGTACCCCCTACAACCTAACTATTGCACTTCCTCACAGGGGTGTTGACACAGTTCCTCTACACATGCTCAAACCATCTTAATCTCGCTTCCCTCATCTTGCCCACCATAGAGGTCACTTCCACATTCTCCCAAATAACCTCATTCCTGATCTTGTAACTCCGAGTATACCATCCATTTGGACATCCTCATCTCCGTAACATGCATCTTTTGAACATGATATTTCTTGACTGGCCAACACTCTGCCCCATACAACAAGGATAGTCTATCCACCGATATGTAAAACTTACATTTAAGTTTAGGTGGTACTTCTTATCAAACAAGATTCCATAGGTAAGCCTCCAAATATTTCATTCACACCACCCAAAGTGATGCGAGACATCATCGTCGATGTTCCTActaccttttattttaaaaattaaattgggGTTAGGGGAAGGGGAAATGGGGAGGGGATTGCAATGAAGGGAATTGAACCCTCACCAACAAGGTGGAAGTTCAGGTAGGCAAGGACTTGAGCTACAAAGGTTCCCCGTCCCCACTACCTTGGATGACGGACCCAAGATATTTGAAACTCTCTCTCTTGGGAATAGTCTGTATGGCAAGCCTCACTTCCTCGACGGCTTCATCCATCGAAACACTGAGTAAAATTCCAAATATTCAGTCTTGGTCCTGctcaaaaatgagtttttccatgtgattctaaaaaaataaaaataaacctaCGTGAAGAATATTTTCAGATTCTATTTTGTTGAGAGAAGAATGTCAAAAGAGTATATTCAGCTGTCATCTTTACTGTATGATGCAGATTATGTTAATATTGACTGTCTTATTCCAAAACAAAATGTTTGAAAGTGAATAGAAAATTTACATGCTTGCAGTTCTTGGCCAAGAAGAAGCTTGGTTTGATACATGCAGCAATGTTGACTCTGACTCAGATGATGACTTCAGTAGCGTTTATGGAGGTAATGcacatcttcttttttttttaccatcaGATTATGTTAATATTGACTGCCAAACAGATCCTCATAATGACATTAATATTCTATTAGCTAATTAGCTGCTAGAGTGATCCCTTCTTCCAACATAATAGACACCACGTCTAAATTTCTCTTTGGTTATTTATACTCTTTAACTTTTGTAGATCtattttttctgttgtttttaCCCACATTTGACATCAATATTCTATTAGCTAATTAGCTGCTAGAGTGATCCCTTCTTCCAACATAATAGACACCACGTCTAAATTTCTCTTTGCTTATTTATACTCTTTAACTTTTGTAGATCTATTCCCAAGAACTGGACAGGTTCTTCAATATGAAACTTCATCATGCTTTATGGATAACAACCTTAAATACAAGGAGTACCACGAAAGATATCTCAAGATAGATGGCAGTAGATCAGATAAGTTTTTGCTCAAAGATGGAGTTAACAGTCCGAAAGGACTTGCACTTATAGGTGGTCAGGGTTATGAAGTTCCGTCCCTTGGGAAGCATGAAGTCCTTGGTGCCCAAAGGAAGAGATATTTGGATCGTGCATATGGAAGTTTTAATAGTGTTAAGGAGGATAAACTTGGTATGCTGGAGAAAACTCAAGAGAATGTTCTTAAGACTGTCCAACCGAAGCTGGTTACTTCCTTGAGTTTTAATGAACAGATCATTAGTGCATCGAAATCAGGCCAAGTTTCTAAAGTAAAGCAATCAACTATAAGGCTTTCTCTAAAGAGAACATCTGTGGATGGAAAAAAAGACGATAAATATTGTAAGTACCTCGCCACTTATCATTTCGATATCattctttcatctcaaatttaGCTAAAAGGCAAAAATCAttatatgcatttttttttcatgaaatctCAGTGTTTTCCATATTCTTTATGAATCTAATTGGTAATCTTATTCTTATTGTGATcatgatatgatgatgactttgtaattaatttttttgttgttacaaAATGTGGTATCCAAATCACAGGTGTAAATCAAGAATATTTCCTtctattaattttgatatattccCTTCAATAGAATCCTTGTAATTGTATAGGTACCTTCAATATTCATGAGTAGAGATACTACTTCTTCCATTAGATTACACGGTAGCAGTAAGTTTCTTCCCACTTTGGCTCCATGCTATATTGTTCACACTATAATTTGGCATAGGCGTGAGGGGGATTTTGAGTGGGTTGGAGTCTCACATAGGTTTGGGAATGGAACGGACTTGGACGATCCTTGGGGTTTAGTAAGACTGAAGTATATGTTTAGGCTTATTCTAGAATGTAAAAATATAGGAGAGCAAGCATATTGTTGAGGGACAAATGTTTAAGTCGTAATCTCACCTAAGAACACATAACTATGTTTTGAACCATGTCTTTAAAGAATGGAGAATCGTGGACCAATTAGGTTTAAATCCTGGATCCATCCCATTGTAGGTGcatcaaaaaaatatctttttcgTCCAAGAGCTGGGCTGCAAATTCCTTGTTGCACAGAAGAAAAGTTTAGTGCAAGAAGTTGGTCAAAGATTGATCCCTCAAACTTTAAGCTACGTAGCGATAGTTATTTCAGGTATACTCCTAAGTTGAATCCTTTTTAAGTGTGACAATATACCTTGTAAATGATAATTTATTACCCATACATTTCCTTGATTAAATCTTGCAGTGACAAAAGAAAATCTCCTGCTCCAAGCGTTTCTCCTTATATTCCTATTGGGGTTGATTTATTTGTGTGTCCTAAGAAGATAAATCACATTGCACAACACCTTGTGCTTCCCTCTGCAAAAGGAGATGGAAAATTTCCTCCATTACTAATTGTCAATATTCAGTTGCCTACTTATCCCGCTCCAATGTTCGTTGGTGATGGTGATGGAGAAGGCTTGAGCCTtgtcatatatttcaaaatttctgaAACTTTTGACAAAGACGTTTCTCCCCAGTTTCAGGACAGCATCAAGGTACTTTCATGTCTAAAAAAATTCCCTGGTGTCTTACTTGAAAGATATGATAATGAATATGTGCCAAACTTACAAGATACACTTCACTCTTTGCATGGAACAATTTTATAGCTCACAGAACATGGCTTCTCCATTTTTACCGGTGGGTAGGTAGCAGTTGGTATGAGTCTTTTGCTTCCGTGGTTCCTCTCTTTTTCAAGAATATGATATTTCTCAATGTCATTACTGGGAAGATATGGTAAAAATGTCTAATTCTTTCTTTAACTAATTAGAAAGAAGCTTGTTTTACATTTCATTAGATCTCTTAAGTTGTTGGTATTACATGAAATAGATTCTTTTATGATCAAGAGGTGAATcgagaaattgaaatttgatgCTTCAACTTTTAGGCTCTTAGTACATTATGGGGTTCAACATTTAACATTTTTGTGGACATATCAATTATTTTGCTCTTATGCATCTACATTTCTTGTAGAAATGTTGGTTCGGTTTAACGTAGTGATATAATTCTTCATCCGTCTCTTTCCATGAAAGTGGTAGTAGGGATCGGAGAACTTTCAACATGACTTCTTTgataataaattttcatttcaatattCGTACGACAGAGATTAGTTGAGGATGATATGGAAAAGGTTAAAGGATTTGCAAGAGAATCGTCTGTTCCTTTTAGAGAGAGGTTGAAGATTATGGTTGGAGTGGTTAATCCAGATGAGATTGTTTCAAATGCTACTGAAAGTAAGCTTTTGAATGCTTACAATGAGAAGCCAGTGCTTTCGCGCCCTCAACACAGCTTTTATCAGGTAGATACTCTATCCTTCTGAGTATAGAGTataatagtttaatttaattgatagTCTAAAAGTCTTTACAATCCAGATCATATAACTTAAATCCTTTATTTATCTTGACTTTAGCAATATTTTTACGTTATCGAACATGAACATCAAGTCTATCTTTCCTTTTTCTGTTAATTGCAGGGACCAAATTACTTTGAGGTTGATATCGACATTCATCGCTTCAGCTACATTGCAAGAAAGGGATTAGATTCTTTTAGAGAGCGTTTAGGATTCGGGATACTGGATCTTGGTCTAACAATTCAggtttcccttttttttacttgttataTATCAGCAAGAATTGAATATATTAGGATTGAGAGAGTTAGCTTTGATTTAGGCTTGtcaagatgatatattattgattgCATCAACAGtacaacttttatttttttaacattatcAGTGTAGATTACTTAATACTTGTCACATTATGATtcaataatgtatattttatcGGTTAGTGCATGAAACTTAAATTCATCGATAAATAATGCAGGCGCAAAAGCCAGAGGAATTACCGGAGAAAGTGCTTGGATGTGTGAGAttgaacaaaattaattttgttgatAATGACAAAATACCAACACTTATGTGTGCTGAAGATTCGTTTTCA encodes the following:
- the LOC101251556 gene encoding uncharacterized protein, encoding MGACVSTPGHTIKVNKRHHHRHRHKKFRGKNLISLVEETKRRNSDVGPHITVSEFVRRSEVSNSKYHLTQLQWHHTQTDATVLGQEEAWFDTCSNVDSDSDDDFSSVYGDLFPRTGQVLQYETSSCFMDNNLKYKEYHERYLKIDGSRSDKFLLKDGVNSPKGLALIGGQGYEVPSLGKHEVLGAQRKRYLDRAYGSFNSVKEDKLGMLEKTQENVLKTVQPKLVTSLSFNEQIISASKSGQVSKVKQSTIRLSLKRTSVDGKKDDKYCASKKYLFRPRAGLQIPCCTEEKFSARSWSKIDPSNFKLRSDSYFSDKRKSPAPSVSPYIPIGVDLFVCPKKINHIAQHLVLPSAKGDGKFPPLLIVNIQLPTYPAPMFVGDGDGEGLSLVIYFKISETFDKDVSPQFQDSIKRLVEDDMEKVKGFARESSVPFRERLKIMVGVVNPDEIVSNATESKLLNAYNEKPVLSRPQHSFYQGPNYFEVDIDIHRFSYIARKGLDSFRERLGFGILDLGLTIQAQKPEELPEKVLGCVRLNKINFVDNDKIPTLMCAEDSFSD